The genomic window TGATATGCACCCATTTAGCCTGACACTATTTGAATTGACTGAAACCATCAAACCTACAGATTATTGATGACTGCATCCATTAAGGATTACAGGTTTATTACATCTTTAGATTATCAGATTCTAGATTAAAGTCAAGGTTATCTTATTATCATTGGAAGAGTTCCTTTTGGATTCTTCTTTAAATATTCAACAGGACTCAAAAAACCAAGTTCTTGTTTTAATCTAATATTGTTGTAATAAGGCAGAAACCATCTTGTTTTTTCAAGCACCTTTTCAGCGCTTATTCTACGACTCAAATACCTAGTTTTTCCAAACCAATTATAAGCTCCTTCTGTTTTGTAAACTCCATTAAAGGATTCCATCACAGCATTGTAATAGCAAGAACCTTTGCTAATACTTTGAACAATTTCTAAGTCTTTTAGACAATCTCTATATTTGTAACCAGTATATGTTGATCCAGCATCTGAGTGTAGAATTATCCCCTCTAGAGAGCCCAAATATTCTTTAAGTTTCATTACAGTTGAAACACATAAATCTGCATCAGGACTTGTACCAATACACCAGGCAACAATCTCCTTATTGAATAAATCTTCTATGGTATTTAGATAAAACATTTGCTCAAATGTAAACACATAAGTTATATCTTCAACAAAGATCTTTCTGGGTATTCCAGAAAAGAAATTCATTCTAAGAAGGTCCTTTGGTAAATTGTCTTTTTGCTCTTTACGACGTTTATATTGCACTTCTGTAAGCCTTTTACGTCTTACGACAGATAACTTGTCATTCTCATTCATAAGTCGTCTTATACGTTTAGTATTAACTTTGACATCAAATTCTTTGTTTATCTTTGCAGTCATTCTG from Deltaproteobacteria bacterium includes these protein-coding regions:
- a CDS encoding IS3 family transposase: MSLKKNKYLAIQKANIPNYDKINISLFCSVADISRDSYYQYLKYLKNQNSDNERYNKFISEVQEETGYGVGYRRMTAKINKEFDVKVNTKRIRRLMNENDKLSVVRRKRLTEVQYKRRKEQKDNLPKDLLRMNFFSGIPRKIFVEDITYVFTFEQMFYLNTIEDLFNKEIVAWCIGTSPDADLCVSTVMKLKEYLGSLEGIILHSDAGSTYTGYKYRDCLKDLEIVQSISKGSCYYNAVMESFNGVYKTEGAYNWFGKTRYLSRRISAEKVLEKTRWFLPYYNNIRLKQELGFLSPVEYLKKNPKGTLPMIIR